One Littorina saxatilis isolate snail1 linkage group LG1, US_GU_Lsax_2.0, whole genome shotgun sequence genomic window carries:
- the LOC138971834 gene encoding ranBP-type and C3HC4-type zinc finger-containing protein 1-like, giving the protein MSTHKKETGLGRRVQRSRSSVGPGTIARCLQKMIAKVECDTLQPQPGCEKFDPLKASKASDNLCNSRTLLPSVTRTLCLWRDEEDQEYHLTVFRVDRDEVFLDLPLSGLLTGNVTYDNSRPLWHEVTIIHDAGQRVQRLVFNLKTSASDRDQARDFNTKVTHVLEDILTSQVVANQDRDEGRGDGEGDLTQPVAATEESATLETMFTATPVTMATSKPQQPLLGAEAPSMAGGDFTAQGRLGVPLTGSSTQQITAALAAAIQAGNVQQAQEMAAALAHSHAPINVSFDTAAQERKAREQEIGVTVHVEDRESAGLTLNEVKVRPSDAIIDLKRNFLGKYGFPLEVQKWIIGNRICGDDETLGKCEVNTSGHTLYLYLLNARAANITRDDHKQHWQARGAASAQAAGNSMRPVSSSDYETMNLLAAGPPAVTSASTPSNQDYVLLPPQGQGQGQAAPQGGATRQQSQLSAQSSSSSLAATSFGLPDFRGNLDPGTGPTSGQRGQGQGGTLVAEVAGQTGEEAQGGVVTAEGMQYQEHEEESLPQGWQCESCTFINQPTRPGCELCGSPRPASYKVPSNYVVSEEERQRLEREQRLEALMQQREYREREHNYQELLQAESNDLVTNMATFPCPICLDDISPGQGIVLRECLHSFCKVCLTEAVRLAEEAELKCPFQDNSYACNANLQEREVRALVPDQMYERYLRRSLDLAESQAANSYHCKTPDCHGWCIYEDLVNFFRCPVCRHENCLTCRAIHQGMNCKQYQEDLRVRAANDQAAQQTQVMLQDMVEKGEAMPCPQCQVIVQKKDGCDWIRCSICKTEICWVTKGPRWGPEGQGDLTGGCQCRVGGRRCHPNCSNCH; this is encoded by the exons ATGTCAACACACAAGAAAGAGACTGGTTTAGGTCGACGCGTGCAACGCAGCAGAAGCAGCGTAGGCCCTGGGACCATCGCGCGATGTCTGCAGAAAATGATCGCCAAGGTCGAATGTGACACACTGCAGCCTCAGCCGGGCTGTGAAAAGTTTGACCCCCTAAAGGCCAGTAAAGCAAGTGACAATCTGTGCAACTCAAGGACGTTGTTGCCGTCCGTGACGCGGACTTTGTGTCTGTGGCGTGACGAGGAGGACCAGGAGTATCACCTGACGGTGTTCAGGGTTGACAGGGATGAA GTGTTTCTGGACCTGCCGCTGTCGGGCCTGCTGACAGGTAACGTGACTTACGACAACAGTCGCCCCCTGTGGCACGAGGTGACCATCATCCACGACGCGGGTCAGCGAGTGCAGCGTCTGGTCTTCAACCTCAAGACATCCGCGTCTGACAGGGACCAGGCCCGAGACTTCAACACCAAGGTGACCCACGTCTTGGAGGACATCCTGACCTCGCAGGTCGTTGCCAACCAGGACAGggatgaggggaggggggatggagaAGGGGATCTCACACAGCCTGTAGCGGCCACCGAAG AGTCCGCTACTCTAGAAACCATGTTCACTGCAACCCCAGTGACCATGGCAACCAGCAAGCCCCAGCAACCGTTGCTAGGGGCCGAAGCACCCTCGATGGCTGGTGGGGATTTCACAGCCCAGGGCAGACTGGGG GTCCCCCTGACAGGGAGCAGCACCCAGCAGATAACCGCAGCCCTGGCAGCAGCCATACAGGCGGGCAACGTGCAACAAGCTCAGGAGATGGCTGCTGCGCTTGCCCACAGTCACGCACCAATCAATGTCAGTTTTGATACTGCTGCCCAGGAGAGGAAGGCCAGGGAACAGGAAATCGG GGTGACAGTGCACGTGGAGGACAGAGAGTCTGCCGGCCTGACACTCAACGAGGTCAAAGTACGGCCCTCAGATGCCATCATTGATCTTAAACGCAAC TTTCTGGGTAAGTACGGCTTCCCCCTGGAAGTTCAGAAGTGGATCATCGGGAACAGGATCTGCGGTGACGATGAGACGCTGGGCAAGTGTGAGGTCAACACGTCGGGTCACACACTCTACCTCTACCTCCTCAACGCACGCGCCGCAAACATCACACGGGATGACCACAAACAGCACTGGCAGGCGCGCGGTGCAG cGAGTGCTCAGGCTGCTGGCAACTCCATGCGACCCGTGTCAAGCTCAG ACTATGAGACGATGAATCTCCTAGCAGCAGGCCCCCCGGCCGTGACCTCAGCATCCACCCCATCCAACCAGGACTACGTCCTTCTTCCaccccaaggtcaaggtcagggTCAGGCTGCACCACAAGGGGGCGCCACCAGGCAACAGTCGCAGCTCTCTGCCCAGAGTAGCTCCAGCTCTCTGGCTGCCACGTCCTTCGGCCTCCCTGACTTCCGCGGTAACCTTGACCCAGGGACAGGACCAACCTCAGGTCAGCGAGGTCAAGGCCAAGGCGGCACCCTGGTGGCGGAGGTGGCCGGCCAGACGGGAGAGGAGGCTCAGGGAGGGGTGGTCACAGCGGAGGGGATGCAGTACCAGGAACATGAGGAAGAATCACTGCCTCAG GGCTGGCAGTGCGAGAGCTGTACATTCATCAACCAACCCACACGGCCAGGTTGTGAATTGTGCGGCAGCCCGCGACCAGCCAGCTACAAGGTGCCCTCTAACTATGTGGTCAGCGAAGAGGAACGCCAGCGACTGGAGCGTGAACAACGCCTGGAGGCCTTAATGCAGCAG CGAGAGTACCGAGAGCGAGAACACAACTATCAGGAGTTACTGCAGGCGGAGAGCAACGACCTTGTGACCAACATGGCGACCTTCCCCTGTCCCATCTGTTTGGACGACATCTCACCTGGCCAGGGCATCGTGCTGCGAGAGTGTCTCCATAGCTTCTGCAA AGTGTGTTTGACGGAGGCTGTTCGACTGGCAGAGGAGGCGGAGCTCAAGTGTCCGTTTCAAGACAACAGCTACGCCTGTAATGCCAATCTACAGGAACGGGAAGTGCGAGCT CTGGTACCTGACCAGATGTACGAGCGTTACCTGCGCCGCAGCCTGGACCTGGCGGAAAGCCAGGCGGCCAACAGCTACCACTGCAAGACGCCTGACTGTCACGGCTGGTGCATCTACGAGGACCTGGTCAACTTCTTCCGCTGCCCGGTGTGTCGCCACGAGAACTGTCTGACTTGTCGCGCCATCCACCAGGGCATGAACTGCAAGCAGTACCAGGAGGACCTGAGGGTCAGAGCCGCTAACGACCAGGCCGCACAGCAAACGCAGGTCATGCTACAG GACATGGTGGAGAAAGGGGAGGCCATGCCGTGTCCCCAGTGTCAGGTCATCGTGCAGAAAAAGGACGGCTGTGACTGGATTCGCTGCTCCATTTGCAAGACGGAAATCTGCTGGGTCACCAAGGGGCCGCGGTGGGGACCAGAG GGTCAAGGTGACCTGACAGGGGGGTGCCAATGTCGTGTGGGAGGTCGCCGGTGTCACCCCAACTGCAGCAACTGTCACTGA
- the LOC138971905 gene encoding repressor of RNA polymerase III transcription MAF1 homolog: MKLLENARLEAVNSQLCMDLESCRIDGRIESYSCKMAGQDKRLFKLLSRENGEIPGGLQALSPPQSMGPTSHSPGSAVYGSSLEMDDNFREIQLCDTISTKTLFYLISTLNASFHPDYDFSKAKSEEFSREPSIQAVMTAIDTQLFATAGDQFGALKQQLWTALDGEIDLKDCHIYSYNPDLSSDPFGEEGCIWSFNYFFFNPKLKRIVFFHCRSTSRSAPFGDSGVADMDMDDNERMMFDQYDDDL; this comes from the exons ATGAAGCTGTTGGAAAACGCTCGGCTTGAAGCTGTGAACTCTCAGCTTTGTATGGATCTGGAGAGTTGCAGGATTGATGGAAG AATAGAGAGTTACTCCTGCAAGATGGCTGGGCAGGACAAGCGCCTGTTCAAGCTCTTGTCGCGAGAAAATGGGGAGATACCAGGGGGGTTACAGGCGCTGTCACCGCCGCAGAGCATGGGACCCACCTCACACAGTCCTGGCAG TGCTGTGTACGGGTCGAGCCTGGAGATGGACGACAATTTCCGTGAGATACAGCTGTGTGACACCATCTCCACCAAAACCCTCTTCTACCTCATCTCCACCCTCAACGCCTCCTTCCACCCCGACTACGACTTCAGCAAGGCCAAGAGTGAGGAGTTCAGCAGAGAGCCAAGCATTCAG GCTGTGATGACGGCAATTGACACGCAGCTGTTTGCAACGGCAGGTGATCAGTTCGGTGCTCTCAAACAGCAGCTGTGGACCGCACTCGATGGAGAGATTGACCTCAAGGACTGTCACATATACAG CTACAACCCAGACCTGTCGTCAGACCCGTTTGGAGAGGAAGGCTGCATCTGGTCCTTCAACTATTTCTTCTTCAACCCCAAGCTGAAACGCATAGTCTTCTTCCACTGCCGCTCCACCAG TCGGTCGGCCCCCTTTGGAGACTCAGGCGTTGCTGACA